A genome region from Geothermobacter hydrogeniphilus includes the following:
- the sppA gene encoding signal peptide peptidase SppA, with amino-acid sequence MKKHPFLMALLLVGCVFVFFFISVLVIASFLGRPTAFPVGEKVAVVELQGVIDSSRELMETIVDFRDDDSVKAIVLRINSPGGAVGPAQEVYEEIKKAAKVKPVVVSMGSVAASGGYYVAVPAQRILANPGTITGSIGVIMQFTNFEELLAKIGLKSEVVKSGSLKDIGSSTRPMTEQDRQVLQGLIDDVHQQFMTAVAEGRKMDLKKVKALADGRIFTGRQALQAGLVDELGNLQDAIAIAGKLGGIEGKPQVIYPPRVQSGVLNYLFEEGTSQVRRVLSRSSLSGLQFLWTGIE; translated from the coding sequence ATGAAAAAACATCCGTTTTTAATGGCCCTTCTCCTGGTCGGCTGTGTTTTTGTTTTCTTTTTTATCTCGGTGCTGGTTATCGCCAGTTTCCTCGGTCGGCCGACGGCCTTCCCGGTTGGAGAAAAAGTGGCGGTGGTCGAACTGCAGGGTGTCATTGACTCTTCCCGTGAGTTGATGGAGACCATTGTCGATTTCCGCGACGACGACTCGGTGAAGGCCATTGTGCTTCGCATCAACTCTCCAGGAGGGGCTGTCGGTCCTGCCCAGGAGGTTTACGAGGAGATCAAAAAAGCAGCCAAGGTCAAGCCGGTTGTTGTCTCCATGGGGTCCGTGGCGGCTTCCGGCGGTTATTATGTGGCGGTTCCGGCACAACGCATTCTGGCCAATCCCGGGACCATTACCGGTAGCATCGGCGTCATTATGCAGTTCACCAATTTTGAGGAACTGCTGGCAAAAATCGGCCTCAAGAGTGAGGTGGTCAAAAGCGGAAGCCTGAAGGATATCGGTTCTTCGACCCGCCCGATGACTGAGCAGGATCGACAGGTCCTGCAGGGATTGATCGACGATGTTCACCAGCAGTTTATGACGGCGGTTGCCGAAGGCCGGAAAATGGATCTGAAAAAGGTCAAAGCTCTGGCCGATGGTCGGATTTTCACCGGTCGCCAGGCTCTTCAGGCCGGTCTGGTTGATGAACTCGGCAATCTCCAGGATGCCATTGCCATTGCCGGCAAGCTCGGCGGTATTGAGGGTAAGCCGCAAGTTATCTATCCCCCCCGGGTCCAATCAGGGGTTCTGAATTATCTTTTCGAAGAAGGTACGTCCCAGGTGCGGCGGGTCTTGTCGCGTTCCAGCCTGTCCGGCCTGCAGTTTCTTTGGACTGGAATTGAATAG
- a CDS encoding integration host factor subunit beta, which translates to MTKSELIERLSYNAGDLNKKEAEVVVNTIFDSIGNALVKGDRVEIRGFGSFTVREREAREARNPKSGEVVSIPAKKTPFFKTGKELRARVNNGSV; encoded by the coding sequence ATGACCAAGAGTGAATTGATTGAAAGGTTGTCTTATAATGCCGGAGATCTGAACAAGAAGGAAGCCGAAGTGGTCGTCAATACGATTTTCGACAGCATCGGCAATGCCCTGGTAAAGGGAGACCGGGTGGAGATTCGCGGCTTCGGGTCATTTACCGTCCGCGAGCGTGAAGCCCGCGAAGCACGCAATCCGAAAAGTGGCGAGGTGGTTTCAATTCCCGCCAAGAAGACGCCGTTTTTCAAAACCGGCAAGGAGCTTCGCGCCCGGGTTAATAACGGCTCGGTCTGA